One window from the genome of Cucumis melo cultivar AY chromosome 12, USDA_Cmelo_AY_1.0, whole genome shotgun sequence encodes:
- the LOC103501684 gene encoding LOB domain-containing protein 1-like gives MKKSEEANTASAAAVVGSTQPCAACKILRRRCRENCELGPYFPPMEPLKFTIAHRVFGASNIIKLLQNLPKSQRADAVNSMVYEASARIRDPIYGCAGSIFHLQRQINDLQIELAKAQAEVLRMHCQQANLMTLICKELGQMPEPPMHYHQSLNDHYNIASPQGYYSYSYLFEESNVLEPLWT, from the exons ATGAAGAAAAGTGAAGAAGCAAATACGGCGTCGGCGGCGGCGGTGGTGGGTAGTACTCAGCCGTGTGCGGCTTGTAAAATTCTCCGGCGGAGATGCCGAGAGAATTGTGAATTAGGGCCGTATTTTCCTCCAATGGAACCTCTCAAATTCACTATTGCCCATAGAGTCTTTGGTGCTAGCAACATTATCAAGTTGCTTCAG AATCTTCCGAAATCGCAAAGAGCAGATGCCGTGAACAGCATGGTATATGAAGCAAGTGCAAGAATAAGAGATCCTATTTATGGATGTGCGGGCTCAATTTTCCATCTCCAAAGACAAATAAATGACCTACAAATAGAGTTAGCCAAGGCTCAAGCAGAGGTTCTCAGAATGCATTGTCAACAAGCCAATTTGATGACTCTAATTTGCAAGGAATTGGGTCAAATGCCAGAACCACCCATGCATTATCATCAATCACTTAATGACCATTACAACATTGCTAGCCCTCAAGGTTATTACTCCTATTCATACTTATTTGAGGAGAGTAATGTTTTGGAGCCCCTGTGGACTTGA